In Nasonia vitripennis strain AsymCx chromosome 2, Nvit_psr_1.1, whole genome shotgun sequence, a genomic segment contains:
- the LOC100116738 gene encoding ell-associated factor Eaf has protein sequence MKSISGGHDSHMNSVACDMAEKLGLGPGVRELKLGPTFTNGDKSTAFHTMKYDFKPASVDVNKMATVDVGTNNTMTVTVPHLDGAGTPHTVFKGSQRPYHKECVLIIDRNTGEITLERLSCNIQVKKTRSETKSQPLLSVPNNVSTIRPITPIETRRSPTDGRTKSRTKVASGKKREPSHQLRPKNSPSRASYHGKSPPTTNLSTSVSSSAMPSSTQSTLASLPMIGEHDDFTQSPPAPSSASVSTSHSTAPPRTISPVVNEKPFVKTPVLDNEVGILSDSSSSDSSSDSSDSDSEPEKTTQPTKVNGHAANGTTISPSFSMPDNLLNEDLQLSESESDSD, from the exons ATGAAGTCCATCTCGGGGGGACACGATTCTCACATGAACTCCGTGGCCTGTGATATGGCTGAGAAGCTCGGTCTCGGACCTGGAGTTCGAGAGCTCAAACTCGGACCCACCTTCACCAACGGCGACAAGTCCACGGCTTTTCACACCATGAAAT ATGATTTTAAGCCAGCCAGTGTGGATGTCAACAAAATGGCAACAGTCGACGTTGGAACCAACAACACAATGACAGTGACAGTACCGCACCTCGATGGAGCTGGAACTCCACACACAGTATTCAAGGGCTCTCAGCGACCATATCACAAGGAGTGCGTTCTCATTATCGACCGGAATACTGGAGAGATTACCCTTGAGAGGCTGTCTTGTAATATACAGGTTAAAAAGACCAG GTCTGAAACCAAATCCCAGCCCCTTTTATCGGTTCCCAATAATGTTTCCACCATCAGACCCATCACTCCTATTGAAACGAGAAGAAGTCCAACGGATGGAAGAACAAAGAGTAGAACTAAAGTTGCGAGTGGGAAGAAAAGGGAGCCGAGTCATCAGTTACGTCCTAAGAATAGCCCTTCACGTGCCTCTTACCATGGAAAAAGCCCTCCAACTACGAATTTATCTACTAGCGTTAG TTCTTCAGCCATGCCTTCCTCGACACAATCAACACTAGCGAGCCTTCCCATGATTGGTGAACACGATGATTTCACTCAATCACCGCCTGCACCTTCTTCTGCATCTGTGTCTACGTCACATTCGACAGCCCCTCCAAGAACTATATCCCCAGTAGTGAATGAAAAGCCTTTTGTTAAAACCCCTGTTCTAGATAACGAAGTAGGCATTTTAAGTGATTCCAGTTCTAGTGATTCAAGTTCTGATAGTTCTGATAGTGATTCGGAACCGGAGAAGACAACGCAACCTACAAAAGTCAACG GACACGCGGCGAACGGTACGACGATATCACCATCATTTTCTATGCCAGATAACTTATTGAATGAAGATTTGCAACTGTCAGAATCGGAATCGGATAGTGATTAA
- the LOC100678088 gene encoding uncharacterized protein PFB0765w isoform X1: MDNSFDLNNTNNDNSMTMDEDKGETYVLTRKVDEVTGSQMKEIEVQKMEDDYTIKMLERKYIETKRNLLYTKRKVEEARNKGAEQTETMNQLLEANKAIVEKFDELKRYQTGSLLDSLNNAEKTYYNWKDKYAEFSNILQMILEKENYSIRLNEGVSKRKNELNIEIQRQIAQRKKAINDLNEALAQSDHKNKILQKQLNLETFDNNLKNIIDEKSKRVIQLEADHESYQRLFKQEVDNLLQMKNSQIQELQNINTNLELKKEALSKLQLEVSSIAKSQSKQNQVLLNLKAKKDAILQEVTRSRQISDMTKKSFDENVTNIMNDQEKMNAELQAAEKNFVTTEESLQKEFGTLRTAYDEKKKMLKKLETSEEDLKQFRSMKSTKLKELDANCKEKEGEVIKIAEDYAKLEQMESAYIQKQSNLDAKIKELQEKINSIQKELNAVEKDENDATTSGVNTRKEKSKPMFQNENKTVDSTGKADSDSNKDDKKKGIKSLTPEKNVLKSWFESDDSEESEDEFKIQNIIPKISNSATAAQKKPVYDRDLDAQSIDSTNDDNRSQSDKLFDELFAQKSTVTSKNEVILNSLMYGPTILKIVRERGANLNAEL, translated from the exons atggATAATTCGTTcgatttaaataatacaaacAACGATAACTCTATGACGATGGACGAAGACAAGGGAGAAACGTACGTGCTGACGCGAAAAGTCGATGAAGTTACAGGATCACAAATGAAAGAAATAGAAGTTCAAAAG ATGGAAGATGATTATACTATAAAAATGTTGGAGCGCAAGTACATAGAAACCAAGCGAAATCTCTTGTACACGAAAAGGAAGGTGGAGGAAGCGCGCAATAAAGGCGCAGAGCAAACGGAGACGATGAACCAACTTTTGGAAGCCAACAAGGCCATCGTAGAAAA ATTCGATGAACTGAAACGGTATCAAACTGGATCACTGCTAGATAGTTTGAATAATGCCGAGAAAACGTATTACAACTGGAAAGATAAATATGccgaattttcaaatattttgcaaATGATACTGGAAAAAGAGAACTATTCGATTCGGCTGAATGAGGGCGTTTCAAAAAGAAAGAATGAATTGAATATAGAAA TACAACGACAAATCgctcaaagaaaaaaagccaTCAACGATCTTAATGAGGCTTTAGCGCAGTCCGATCATAAGAATAAAATCCTTCAGAAGCAACTGAATTTAGAAACATTTGAtaataacttaaaaaatatcattgacgaaaaaagtaaaag AGTTATTCAGTTGGAAGCAGATCATGAAAGCTATCAgagattatttaaacaagaaGTAGATAATCtattgcaaatgaaaaatagtcAAATTCAA GAATTGCAAAACATTAATACAAATttggaattaaaaaaagaagcttTATCAAAATTGCAATTAGAAGTATCATCGATTGC AAAAAGTCAGAGTAAACAAAACCAAGTTCTTTTAAATCTTAAAGCTAAGAAGGACGCAATTTTGCAAGAG GTAACAAGAAGCCGTCAAATAAGTGACATGacaaaaaaatcattcgatGAGAACGTGACGAATATTATGAATGATCAAGAAAAAATGAATGCCGAATTACAAGCGGCTGAAAAGAATTTTGTGACAACTGAAGAAAGTTTGCAAAAAGAATTTGGAACTTTGCGTACCGCATAtgacgaaaagaaaaaaatgttgaaaaaattgGAAACTAGTGAGGAAGATTTGAAACAGTTCCGATCTATGAAATCTACAAAATTGAAGGAATTAGATGCTAATTGCAAAGAAAAGGAAGGCGAAGTTATAAAAATAGCTGAAGATTATGCAAAGTTAGAACAAATGGAGTCTGCATATATACAAAAACAAAGTAACTTGGATgctaaaataaaagaattacaagaaaaaataaatagcaTACAAAAAGAATTAAATGCAGTTGAGAAAGATGAAAATGATGCAACGACCAGCGGTGTAAATACGCGTAAAGAA aaatcaaaaccAATGTTTCAAAATGAGAATAAAACCGTTGATTCAACGGGTAAAGCTGACTCTGATTCTAACAAGGATGataagaaaaaa GGCATCAAATCCCTAACTCCTGAGAAGAACGTTTTAAAAAGCTGGTTTGAATCTGACGATTCTGAAGAGTCTGAGGATGAattcaaaatacaaaatatcaTTCCTAAAATA tcAAATTCTGCTACAGCTGCACAGAAAAAACCGGTTTATGATAGAGATTTGGATGCTCAAAGTATCGACAGCACG aacgATGACAATCGATCTCAAAGCGACAAACTTTTCGATGAGCTTTTTGCACAAAAGTCAACAGTTACTTCGAAAAACGAG GTCATTTTAAACAGCCTTATGTATGGTCCTACtatattgaaaatagtaaGAGAGAGGGGGGCGAACTTGAACGCGGAGCTATAA
- the LOC100678088 gene encoding uncharacterized protein PFB0765w isoform X2, translating to MDNSFDLNNTNNDNSMTMDEDKGETYVLTRKVDEVTGSQMKEIEVQKMEDDYTIKMLERKYIETKRNLLYTKRKVEEARNKGAEQTETMNQLLEANKAIVEKFDELKRYQTGSLLDSLNNAEKTYYNWKDKYAEFSNILQMILEKENYSIRLNEGVSKRKNELNIEIQRQIAQRKKAINDLNEALAQSDHKNKILQKQLNLETFDNNLKNIIDEKSKRVIQLEADHESYQRLFKQEVDNLLQMKNSQIQELQNINTNLELKKEALSKLQLEVSSIAKSQSKQNQVLLNLKAKKDAILQEVTRSRQISDMTKKSFDENVTNIMNDQEKMNAELQAAEKNFVTTEESLQKEFGTLRTAYDEKKKMLKKLETSEEDLKQFRSMKSTKLKELDANCKEKEGEVIKIAEDYAKLEQMESAYIQKQSNLDAKIKELQEKINSIQKELNAVEKDENDATTSGVNTRKEKSKPMFQNENKTVDSTGKADSDSNKDDKKKGIKSLTPEKNVLKSWFESDDSEESEDEFKIQNIIPKISNSATAAQKKPVYDRDLDAQSIDSTNDDNRSQSDKLFDELFAQKSTVTSKNEDVFKVPHAHMTPIRKKSYTQVRKY from the exons atggATAATTCGTTcgatttaaataatacaaacAACGATAACTCTATGACGATGGACGAAGACAAGGGAGAAACGTACGTGCTGACGCGAAAAGTCGATGAAGTTACAGGATCACAAATGAAAGAAATAGAAGTTCAAAAG ATGGAAGATGATTATACTATAAAAATGTTGGAGCGCAAGTACATAGAAACCAAGCGAAATCTCTTGTACACGAAAAGGAAGGTGGAGGAAGCGCGCAATAAAGGCGCAGAGCAAACGGAGACGATGAACCAACTTTTGGAAGCCAACAAGGCCATCGTAGAAAA ATTCGATGAACTGAAACGGTATCAAACTGGATCACTGCTAGATAGTTTGAATAATGCCGAGAAAACGTATTACAACTGGAAAGATAAATATGccgaattttcaaatattttgcaaATGATACTGGAAAAAGAGAACTATTCGATTCGGCTGAATGAGGGCGTTTCAAAAAGAAAGAATGAATTGAATATAGAAA TACAACGACAAATCgctcaaagaaaaaaagccaTCAACGATCTTAATGAGGCTTTAGCGCAGTCCGATCATAAGAATAAAATCCTTCAGAAGCAACTGAATTTAGAAACATTTGAtaataacttaaaaaatatcattgacgaaaaaagtaaaag AGTTATTCAGTTGGAAGCAGATCATGAAAGCTATCAgagattatttaaacaagaaGTAGATAATCtattgcaaatgaaaaatagtcAAATTCAA GAATTGCAAAACATTAATACAAATttggaattaaaaaaagaagcttTATCAAAATTGCAATTAGAAGTATCATCGATTGC AAAAAGTCAGAGTAAACAAAACCAAGTTCTTTTAAATCTTAAAGCTAAGAAGGACGCAATTTTGCAAGAG GTAACAAGAAGCCGTCAAATAAGTGACATGacaaaaaaatcattcgatGAGAACGTGACGAATATTATGAATGATCAAGAAAAAATGAATGCCGAATTACAAGCGGCTGAAAAGAATTTTGTGACAACTGAAGAAAGTTTGCAAAAAGAATTTGGAACTTTGCGTACCGCATAtgacgaaaagaaaaaaatgttgaaaaaattgGAAACTAGTGAGGAAGATTTGAAACAGTTCCGATCTATGAAATCTACAAAATTGAAGGAATTAGATGCTAATTGCAAAGAAAAGGAAGGCGAAGTTATAAAAATAGCTGAAGATTATGCAAAGTTAGAACAAATGGAGTCTGCATATATACAAAAACAAAGTAACTTGGATgctaaaataaaagaattacaagaaaaaataaatagcaTACAAAAAGAATTAAATGCAGTTGAGAAAGATGAAAATGATGCAACGACCAGCGGTGTAAATACGCGTAAAGAA aaatcaaaaccAATGTTTCAAAATGAGAATAAAACCGTTGATTCAACGGGTAAAGCTGACTCTGATTCTAACAAGGATGataagaaaaaa GGCATCAAATCCCTAACTCCTGAGAAGAACGTTTTAAAAAGCTGGTTTGAATCTGACGATTCTGAAGAGTCTGAGGATGAattcaaaatacaaaatatcaTTCCTAAAATA tcAAATTCTGCTACAGCTGCACAGAAAAAACCGGTTTATGATAGAGATTTGGATGCTCAAAGTATCGACAGCACG aacgATGACAATCGATCTCAAAGCGACAAACTTTTCGATGAGCTTTTTGCACAAAAGTCAACAGTTACTTCGAAAAACGAG GATGTATTCAAAGTACCTCACGCACATATGACGCCAATTCGAAAGAAGTCTTATACCCAagttagaaaatattga
- the LOC100678088 gene encoding uncharacterized protein PFB0765w isoform X3, with protein sequence MDNSFDLNNTNNDNSMTMDEDKGETYVLTRKVDEVTGSQMKEIEVQKMEDDYTIKMLERKYIETKRNLLYTKRKVEEARNKGAEQTETMNQLLEANKAIVEKFDELKRYQTGSLLDSLNNAEKTYYNWKDKYAEFSNILQMILEKENYSIRLNEGVSKRKNELNIEIQRQIAQRKKAINDLNEALAQSDHKNKILQKQLNLETFDNNLKNIIDEKSKRVIQLEADHESYQRLFKQEVDNLLQMKNSQIQELQNINTNLELKKEALSKLQLEVSSIAKSQSKQNQVLLNLKAKKDAILQEVTRSRQISDMTKKSFDENVTNIMNDQEKMNAELQAAEKNFVTTEESLQKEFGTLRTAYDEKKKMLKKLETSEEDLKQFRSMKSTKLKELDANCKEKEGEVIKIAEDYAKLEQMESAYIQKQSNLDAKIKELQEKINSIQKELNAVEKDENDATTSGVNTRKEKSKPMFQNENKTVDSTGKADSDSNKDDKKKSNSATAAQKKPVYDRDLDAQSIDSTNDDNRSQSDKLFDELFAQKSTVTSKNEVILNSLMYGPTILKIVRERGANLNAEL encoded by the exons atggATAATTCGTTcgatttaaataatacaaacAACGATAACTCTATGACGATGGACGAAGACAAGGGAGAAACGTACGTGCTGACGCGAAAAGTCGATGAAGTTACAGGATCACAAATGAAAGAAATAGAAGTTCAAAAG ATGGAAGATGATTATACTATAAAAATGTTGGAGCGCAAGTACATAGAAACCAAGCGAAATCTCTTGTACACGAAAAGGAAGGTGGAGGAAGCGCGCAATAAAGGCGCAGAGCAAACGGAGACGATGAACCAACTTTTGGAAGCCAACAAGGCCATCGTAGAAAA ATTCGATGAACTGAAACGGTATCAAACTGGATCACTGCTAGATAGTTTGAATAATGCCGAGAAAACGTATTACAACTGGAAAGATAAATATGccgaattttcaaatattttgcaaATGATACTGGAAAAAGAGAACTATTCGATTCGGCTGAATGAGGGCGTTTCAAAAAGAAAGAATGAATTGAATATAGAAA TACAACGACAAATCgctcaaagaaaaaaagccaTCAACGATCTTAATGAGGCTTTAGCGCAGTCCGATCATAAGAATAAAATCCTTCAGAAGCAACTGAATTTAGAAACATTTGAtaataacttaaaaaatatcattgacgaaaaaagtaaaag AGTTATTCAGTTGGAAGCAGATCATGAAAGCTATCAgagattatttaaacaagaaGTAGATAATCtattgcaaatgaaaaatagtcAAATTCAA GAATTGCAAAACATTAATACAAATttggaattaaaaaaagaagcttTATCAAAATTGCAATTAGAAGTATCATCGATTGC AAAAAGTCAGAGTAAACAAAACCAAGTTCTTTTAAATCTTAAAGCTAAGAAGGACGCAATTTTGCAAGAG GTAACAAGAAGCCGTCAAATAAGTGACATGacaaaaaaatcattcgatGAGAACGTGACGAATATTATGAATGATCAAGAAAAAATGAATGCCGAATTACAAGCGGCTGAAAAGAATTTTGTGACAACTGAAGAAAGTTTGCAAAAAGAATTTGGAACTTTGCGTACCGCATAtgacgaaaagaaaaaaatgttgaaaaaattgGAAACTAGTGAGGAAGATTTGAAACAGTTCCGATCTATGAAATCTACAAAATTGAAGGAATTAGATGCTAATTGCAAAGAAAAGGAAGGCGAAGTTATAAAAATAGCTGAAGATTATGCAAAGTTAGAACAAATGGAGTCTGCATATATACAAAAACAAAGTAACTTGGATgctaaaataaaagaattacaagaaaaaataaatagcaTACAAAAAGAATTAAATGCAGTTGAGAAAGATGAAAATGATGCAACGACCAGCGGTGTAAATACGCGTAAAGAA aaatcaaaaccAATGTTTCAAAATGAGAATAAAACCGTTGATTCAACGGGTAAAGCTGACTCTGATTCTAACAAGGATGataagaaaaaa tcAAATTCTGCTACAGCTGCACAGAAAAAACCGGTTTATGATAGAGATTTGGATGCTCAAAGTATCGACAGCACG aacgATGACAATCGATCTCAAAGCGACAAACTTTTCGATGAGCTTTTTGCACAAAAGTCAACAGTTACTTCGAAAAACGAG GTCATTTTAAACAGCCTTATGTATGGTCCTACtatattgaaaatagtaaGAGAGAGGGGGGCGAACTTGAACGCGGAGCTATAA
- the LOC100113831 gene encoding transmembrane protein 177, giving the protein MNAFTARVPPTRFGVLATGAAVTATIAASLIELLPHTFFLEKFKNIIRIYRLGEEIPLQHEVEDLFNEVLDDLKIKDTIRKKLDAFPIVGFNLYHAGMADSHQGAIIGIPINYMYKDKLSIDTSDIRMGRDREPINMYHPAAEDLLESLVLSKNAQKFGIAREVLMAHKDLPLYRSIESSFMVASSILIADFFRVKYNIMRRSLVCMVYGTSALIGYAIWFQTRDILTTYSEKEVDKELSTLGPEYIQGGKEFYDKILKRNVATRTLLGAEGSRQFNRDGDEIFFIRHKRTPITHRKRFFSELKLEGEKAPA; this is encoded by the exons ATGAACGCATTTACTGCCCGAGTTCCTCCAACCAGATTTGGTGTTCTGGCAACAGGAGCAGCAGTGACTGCAACAATAGCTGCTTCTTTAATTGAGCTTTTGCCccatacatttttcttagaaaaatttaaaaatattattcgaATATACAG ACTTGGAGAAGAAATTCCGTTACAGCATGAAGTTGaagatttatttaatgaaGTATTAGATGATTTGAAGATAAAAGATACAATCAGAAAAAAGCTTGATGCATTTCCCATTGTAGGATTTAATTTATATCATGCTGGCATGGCTGATAGTCATCAGGGAGCTATAATAGGTATTCCTATTAACTATATGTACAAAGATAAACTTTCAATAGATACTTCAGATATTCGTATGGGACGTGATAGAGAACCAATAAATATGTATCACCCAGCAGCAGAGGATTTGTTGGAGTCACTAGTACTCTCCAAGAACGCTCAAAAGTTTGGCATTGCGCGGGAAGTATTGATGGCCCATAAGGATTTGCCATTGTATAGATCTATTGAATCATCTTTTATGGTGGCTTCATCTATTTTAATAGCTGATTTTTTTCGTGTAAAATACAACATAATGAGAAGATCTTTAGTATGTATGGTTTATGGTACTTCAGCATTGATAGGCTATGCAATTTGGTTCCAAACTAGAGATATTTTAACTACATATTCTGAAAAAGAGGTAGATAAAGAACTGTCAACGCTCGGACCTGAGTATATTCAAGggggaaaagaattttacgataaaattttaaaaagaaatgttGCTACTCGAACATTGTTGGGTGCAGAAGGCTCAAGGCAATTTAATAGAGACGgagatgaaatatttttcattcgtCACAAAAGAACACCAATTACCCATAGAAAAAGATTTTTCAGCGAATTAAAATTGGAAGGTGAAAAAGCACCTGCATAA